One genomic region from Argentina anserina chromosome 2, drPotAnse1.1, whole genome shotgun sequence encodes:
- the LOC126785345 gene encoding probable disease resistance protein At1g12290 yields MLVEVSIVASKFLQYTTKPVERHVGYLFSYKHNRKKLKTEADILIGIKDTLKESIARDEANGKVIRPDTMKLLKRMEDIIGQYEQDTGQYEQANRDANTKCLLRCCPNPAVHYQLSKKSKKLLKLLMKLLMELYKEDLTNISFPVPVPHMSKASTGDNKAFESRSAILQEIINELANPETLRIGVHGTQGIGKTTFAQEIYRRAKNEEEKDRLFDDVAMVLNLNENPDTQIIQKEIAEMLGLAFSENHDSRLRAQCLTNRIKGHKVLIILDGILNEIDLENLGISSMPTCKVLLTSTSREVLSTIMGIEKDFKLTALTEDESWQLFERTVGDRVVADRSIQSEAKRVAKTCGGFPGLIVKLGRIMKNRTTLPAWRDALKHMETFDHITPIDSWTAIEYRVKILEWSYVDYEIHSPAQVGLIMENESGLLQPFLDSKVELPNITRLVIRNCRSTFLLIPSVARALVQLKRLEIHDCDIMEEIVETQEVGNEITGKMFSKLNYLKIIDLPRLRRFCLGSNIEFPSLEELQIKGCKEMENFIHDPSSENVTGYKVNEVSTSKNLQIAEQCFLFDEKVRIPKVKKLFLHGFDKLTRIWRSQLVARNSFGSVKELEVRGCPRLTEIFPPRDNFLVNLTLMNVERCHCLKTIFPSSVARYDLKLLEKMFVKNCAEMEEIVSNENETKAVQQLVFPKLVLLWFKDAPKLKGFYQGRHTKLIWPALRDFRIVGCPQLTDDICQTTFNRVPTKAFSHRGWT; encoded by the exons ATGCTGGTGGAGGTATCAATAGTTGCTTCAAAGTTCCTCCAGTACACAACCAAGCCAGTTGAACGGCACGTTGGTTATCTATTTAGTTACAAGCACAACCGCAAGAAACTAAAAACTGAGGCTGACATCTTAATTGGTATAAAAGATACTTTAAAGGAGAGCATTGCTAGGGATGAAGCAAATGGTAAAGTAATAAGACCTGATACCATGAAGCTGCTTAAAAGAATGGAGGATATCATTGGACAATATGAACAAGACACGGGACAATATGAACAAGCCAATCGGGACGCAAACACCAAGTGTCTACTCCGGTGCTGTCCTAACCCAGCTGTCCACTATCAGCTAAGCAAGAAATCGAAAAAGTTGTTGAAGCTGTTGATGAAACTGTTGATGGAACTATATAAGGAGGACTTGACAAACATTTCCTTCCCTGTTCCCGTACCGCATATGAGTAAGGCATCTACCGGGGATAACAAGGCTTTTGAATCCAGGAGTGCAATTTTGCAGGAAATCATAAATGAATTGGCAAATCCTGAAACCCTTCGAATTGGAGTGCATGGTACTCAAGGTATTGGGAAGACCACATTTGCTCAAGAAATTTACAGGCGAGCCAAGAATGAAGAGGAGAAGGACAGGTTATTTGATGATGTGGCTATGGTACTAAATTTGAATGAAAATCCGGACACTCAGATAATTCAGAAGGAAATTGCTGAAATGCTAGGTTTAGCTTTCTCTGAAAACCATGACTCAAGACTAAGAGCGCAGTGTCTAACCAACAGGATAAAGGGGCACAAGGTTCTCATCATTTTAGATGGTATTCTGAACGAAATTGATCTGGAAAATCTGGGAATTTCAAGTATGCCAACTTGTAAAGTATTGTTGACATCTACAAGTCGTGAAGTACTATCCACTATCATGGGTATAGAAAAAGATTTTAAACTTACCGCGTTAACAGAAGATGAAAGTTGGCAATTATTTGAGAGGACAGTAGGTGATCGTGTTGTTGCTGATCGCAGCATACAATCCGAAGCGAAGCGAGTAgccaaaacatgtggaggctTTCCAGGCTTGATTGTAAAACTGGGGCGCATTATGAAGAATCGAACTACCTTACCTGCATGGAGAGATGCCTTGAAACACATGGAGACATTTGATCATATTACTCCAATAGATAGCTGGACAGCAATCGAATACCGGGTTAAAATTCTAGAGTGGAGTTACGTGGACTATGAGATACACTCACCCGCACAAGTCGGGCTTATAATGGAAAATGAGTCTGGTCTTCTGCAACCTTTCTTGGATAGCAAG GTTGAGTTACCCAACATAACAAGATTGGTGATTCGTAATTGCCGTTCAACGTTCTTGTTGATACCTTCTGTGGCTAGAGCCCTTGTGCAACTGAAACGTTTAGAGATACATGACTGTGACATCATGGAAGAAATCGTGGAGACTCAGGAGGTTGGTAATGAAATTACCGGTAAGATGTTTAGTAAGCTAAATTATCTAAAGATCATAGATCTTCCAAGGCTCCGCAGATTTTGCTTAGGAAGCAATATTGAATTTCCATCACTGGAAGAACTTCAAATTAAGGGATGTAAAGAGATGGAGAACTTCATCCATGATCCGTCGAGTGAAAATGTTACAGGATATAAAGTAAATGAAGTGAGTACCTCTAAGAATCTGCAGATTGCTGAACAATGCTTTCTCTTTGACGAAaag GTAAGAATTCctaaagtgaagaaattattCCTCCATGGCTTCGATAAATTGACGAGGATATGGCGCAGCCAACTTGTTGCCCGGAATTCATTTGGCAGTGTCAAAGAACTTGAAGTTAGAGGTTGCCCGAGGCTAACCGAGATATTTCCGCCTCGTGATAACTTTCTTGTTAATCTTACCTTGATGAATGTGGAGCGGTGTCATTGTTTGAAAACTATATTTCCTTCCTCAGTGGCTAGATATGATCTTAAACTGCTGGAGAAGATGTTCGTGAAGAACTGTGCAGAAATGGAGGAAATTGTTTCAAacgaaaatgaaacaaaagcaGTGCAACAGTTGGTTTTCCCAAAATTGGTATTGTTGTGGTTTAAGGATGCTCCCAAACTGAAGGGCTTCTATCAGGGAAGGCATACTAAACTCATTTGGCCGGCACTTCGGGACTTCAGGATAGTTGGGTGTCCCCAGTTAACGGATGACATATGCCAGACCACATTTAACAGAGTTCCTACAAAAGCATTTTCACATCGGGGATGGACTTGA